The following coding sequences lie in one Pseudomonas sp. B33.4 genomic window:
- a CDS encoding ferredoxin--NADP reductase, translating to MTASAEKYTTQTLLDVQTLTPSLFTLRTTRDAGFRFRAGQFARLGVTKADGSTVWRAYSMVSSPFDEFLEFFSIVVPGGEFTSELSRLQVGDTLLVERQAFGYLTLDRFVDGRDLWLLSTGTGVAPFLSILQDFEVWEKFERIILVYSVREARELAYQDLIAGLKQREYLREHAHKLQFIATVTREAHPGALHGRITTLIDSGELERAAGVELSAEHSRVMLCGNPQMIDDTRALLKKRHMSLSLTRRPGQVAVENYW from the coding sequence ATGACCGCCAGTGCCGAGAAATACACCACTCAGACCTTGCTCGATGTGCAAACCTTGACGCCGAGCCTGTTTACCTTGCGCACCACCCGTGATGCGGGGTTTCGTTTCCGCGCCGGGCAGTTCGCCCGGCTCGGGGTGACCAAGGCCGATGGCAGTACCGTGTGGCGCGCTTATTCGATGGTATCGTCGCCATTTGACGAGTTTCTCGAGTTCTTTTCCATCGTGGTGCCGGGCGGTGAGTTCACCAGTGAGCTGAGCCGGTTACAGGTTGGCGACACTTTGCTGGTGGAGCGCCAGGCATTCGGGTATCTGACCCTTGATCGCTTCGTCGACGGGCGTGATCTCTGGCTGTTGTCCACGGGCACGGGTGTGGCGCCATTCCTGTCGATCTTGCAGGACTTCGAAGTCTGGGAAAAATTCGAGCGCATCATTCTGGTGTACAGCGTGCGCGAAGCGCGGGAGCTGGCCTATCAGGATCTGATTGCCGGGCTTAAGCAGCGTGAGTACCTGCGCGAGCATGCCCACAAATTGCAGTTCATCGCGACGGTAACGCGCGAAGCTCATCCGGGTGCACTGCACGGGCGCATTACCACGCTGATCGACAGCGGTGAACTGGAGCGTGCGGCAGGCGTTGAGCTATCGGCGGAGCACTCGCGGGTGATGCTGTGCGGCAACCCGCAGATGATCGATGACACTCGTGCGTTGCTGAAAAAGCGCCATATGAGCCTCAGCCTGACACGTCGGCCCGGCCAGGTGGCCGTGGAAAACTACTGGTAA
- a CDS encoding class I SAM-dependent methyltransferase, translating into MPLLETPFAQLDLIRQPEQQNEPLQAFDAADEYLLNHLAAQQPTVETRVLVLNDSFGALAASLFGKVKVSSSGDSFLGFQGLEKNLLRNGQAFDAVRGIPASEPLVGPFDRVLIRVPKTLALLEEQLIRLQGQLAPGAEVVAAAMVKHLPRAAGDLLERYIGPVQASLAVKKARLLIATPEAKAPAVSPYPSRYRLDEPSIELLNHANVFCREGLDIGTRAFLPHLPKNLGSARVADLGCGNGVLAIASALQNPDAHYTLVDESFMAVQSAAENWRAALGDREVIVRAGDGLAGQEPQSLDVVLCNPPFHQQQVVGDFLAWRMFQQAREALVVGGALYIVGNRHLGYHSKLARLFRGVEQVAATPKFVILKARK; encoded by the coding sequence ATGCCTTTGCTTGAAACACCCTTCGCCCAACTCGACCTGATCCGCCAGCCTGAACAGCAGAACGAACCGTTGCAAGCCTTCGATGCGGCCGACGAATATCTGCTCAACCATCTGGCGGCACAGCAACCGACGGTGGAAACACGGGTACTGGTGCTCAACGACAGCTTCGGTGCGCTGGCTGCCAGCCTGTTCGGCAAGGTCAAGGTCAGCAGCAGCGGCGACTCCTTCCTGGGGTTTCAGGGGCTGGAAAAAAACCTGCTGCGCAATGGCCAGGCGTTCGACGCCGTTCGCGGGATCCCTGCCAGCGAGCCATTGGTCGGACCGTTCGACCGGGTGCTGATTCGTGTACCGAAAACCCTCGCGTTGCTGGAAGAACAGTTGATCCGCTTGCAAGGGCAGCTCGCACCCGGTGCCGAAGTGGTCGCTGCAGCCATGGTCAAACACCTGCCACGCGCTGCCGGTGACTTGCTTGAGCGCTACATCGGCCCGGTACAAGCCTCTCTGGCAGTGAAGAAAGCGCGGCTGTTGATTGCCACACCTGAAGCAAAAGCACCCGCAGTCTCGCCCTACCCTTCGCGGTATCGCCTCGACGAGCCTTCGATCGAGTTGCTCAACCACGCCAACGTGTTCTGCCGCGAAGGGCTGGACATCGGCACACGCGCCTTCCTCCCGCATCTGCCGAAAAATCTTGGCAGCGCCCGAGTCGCCGATCTGGGCTGTGGCAACGGGGTTCTGGCCATCGCGAGTGCGCTGCAAAACCCCGATGCACATTACACGTTGGTCGACGAGTCGTTCATGGCGGTGCAATCAGCTGCCGAGAACTGGCGCGCAGCGCTGGGCGATCGCGAGGTGATCGTGCGGGCTGGCGATGGCCTGGCCGGACAGGAGCCGCAATCATTGGATGTGGTGCTGTGCAATCCGCCATTCCATCAGCAACAGGTGGTTGGCGACTTCCTCGCCTGGCGCATGTTCCAGCAGGCGCGTGAAGCGTTGGTGGTGGGCGGCGCGCTGTACATCGTCGGCAACCGCCATTTGGGTTACCACAGCAAACTGGCGCGGTTGTTCCGCGGCGTCGAACAAGTAGCGGCCACGCCGAAATTCGTGATTCTCAAGGCCCGCAAGTAA
- the cydB gene encoding cytochrome d ubiquinol oxidase subunit II → MGIDLPLIWAVIIIFGIMMYVVMDGFDLGIGILFPFIPGKVDRDVMMNTVAPVWDGNETWLVLGGAALFGAFPLAYSVVLSALYLPLIFMLIGLIFRGVAFEFRFKAKDDKRHLWDKAFIGGSVAATFFQGVALGAFIDGLPVVNRQFAGGSLDWLTPFTLFCGAALVVAYALLGCTWLIMKTEGKLQEQMHNLARPLAFVLLAVIGVVSLWTPLAHPEIASRWFSMPNLFWFMPVPILVLVTMYGLIRAVARNANYMPFLLTLVLIFLGYSGLGISLWPNIVPPSISIWDAAAPPQSQGFMLVGTLFIIPFILGYTFWSYYVFRGKVTHEDGYH, encoded by the coding sequence ATGGGTATTGATCTTCCGCTGATCTGGGCCGTGATCATCATCTTCGGCATCATGATGTACGTGGTCATGGACGGCTTCGATCTGGGCATCGGGATTCTCTTCCCGTTCATCCCCGGCAAGGTCGACCGTGACGTGATGATGAACACCGTCGCCCCGGTCTGGGACGGCAACGAAACCTGGCTGGTGTTGGGTGGTGCGGCGCTGTTCGGCGCGTTCCCGCTGGCGTATTCGGTGGTGTTGTCGGCGCTGTACCTGCCGCTGATCTTTATGTTGATCGGCCTGATCTTCCGTGGCGTGGCGTTCGAGTTCCGCTTCAAGGCCAAGGATGACAAACGTCATCTATGGGACAAGGCCTTCATCGGTGGTTCGGTCGCGGCAACGTTCTTCCAGGGCGTGGCGCTGGGTGCATTCATCGACGGTTTGCCAGTGGTCAATCGGCAGTTCGCCGGCGGATCACTCGACTGGCTGACGCCGTTTACGCTGTTCTGCGGCGCCGCACTGGTGGTGGCGTACGCCTTGCTTGGCTGCACCTGGTTGATCATGAAGACCGAAGGCAAGCTGCAAGAGCAGATGCACAATCTGGCCCGGCCTCTGGCCTTCGTGCTGCTCGCGGTGATCGGTGTCGTCAGCCTGTGGACGCCGCTGGCTCACCCGGAAATCGCCTCACGCTGGTTCAGCATGCCTAACCTGTTCTGGTTCATGCCGGTACCGATTCTGGTGCTGGTGACGATGTACGGGCTGATCCGCGCCGTGGCGCGCAATGCCAACTACATGCCGTTCCTGCTGACCCTGGTGCTGATCTTTCTTGGCTACAGCGGCCTGGGCATCAGCCTGTGGCCGAACATCGTGCCGCCGTCGATCTCGATCTGGGACGCCGCCGCGCCGCCGCAAAGTCAGGGCTTCATGCTGGTGGGCACGCTGTTCATCATCCCGTTCATCCTGGGTTACACCTTCTGGAGCTACTACGTGTTCCGCGGCAAGGTTACCCATGAAGACGGCTATCACTAA
- the mscL gene encoding large-conductance mechanosensitive channel protein MscL, with translation MGVLSEFKAFAVKGNVVDMAVGIIIGAAFGKIVSSFVGDVIMPPIGLLIGGVDFSDLAITLKAADGAAPAVVMAYGKFLQTILDFVIVAFAIFMGVKAINRLKREEAVAPTLPPVPTKEEELLGEIRDLLKAQNTRP, from the coding sequence ATGGGCGTGCTAAGTGAGTTCAAGGCCTTCGCGGTCAAAGGCAATGTGGTCGACATGGCCGTCGGTATCATCATCGGTGCCGCGTTCGGCAAGATTGTTTCGTCTTTTGTCGGCGACGTGATCATGCCGCCAATCGGCCTGTTGATCGGTGGGGTGGACTTCAGTGATTTAGCCATCACGCTCAAAGCCGCCGATGGCGCTGCGCCTGCGGTGGTGATGGCCTACGGCAAATTCCTCCAGACCATTCTGGACTTCGTGATCGTCGCTTTCGCGATTTTCATGGGCGTAAAAGCCATCAACCGCCTCAAGCGCGAAGAAGCCGTGGCCCCTACCCTGCCGCCGGTACCGACCAAGGAAGAAGAGCTGCTGGGCGAGATCCGCGACTTGCTCAAGGCCCAGAACACCCGGCCCTGA
- a CDS encoding PilZ domain-containing protein codes for MSEHPANRRRFKRIAFDARTELSQGQFIWPVKLIDLSLKGLLIERPEPWLGDKEQDFFVDIHLSDDVEIEMDVHLAHEENGQLGFVCRHISLESIQRLRRVIELNLADPQELERELGALIEI; via the coding sequence ATGAGCGAGCACCCCGCCAACCGTCGTCGCTTCAAACGTATTGCGTTCGATGCCAGAACCGAGCTGAGTCAGGGCCAGTTCATCTGGCCGGTGAAGCTGATTGACCTGTCGCTCAAGGGGCTGCTGATTGAACGGCCTGAGCCTTGGCTGGGCGATAAGGAACAGGATTTTTTCGTCGACATTCATCTGAGCGATGACGTCGAAATCGAGATGGACGTGCACTTGGCCCATGAGGAAAACGGCCAGTTGGGATTTGTCTGCCGGCATATCAGCCTGGAATCGATCCAGCGCTTGCGGCGGGTGATCGAGCTGAACCTGGCCGATCCGCAAGAGCTGGAACGCGAGCTGGGCGCCCTGATCGAAATCTAG
- a CDS encoding autoinducer binding domain-containing protein: METWKESQLKQLTFAKGVDAAYPILLRFAENLGFNFCAISVVSLHRDLPLNTLQINNYPKEWNSQYEENHYSKVDPLISHYNHSMTPIVWCESVFAETQPIWQGLQQYGLQNGWSQSFHHEQSGLCSIVSLARRHCSISPLELYEHFGYMFYAASHLSEMFARTLPAHSLKPSHPHLSPRELEVLQLSAGGKTAYEISKILSLSERTVNYHVQNVIEKLNVCNKISAVIKAAKMRLI, encoded by the coding sequence ATGGAAACATGGAAGGAATCACAATTGAAACAACTGACGTTTGCCAAGGGAGTAGATGCTGCTTATCCGATTCTGCTGCGATTCGCCGAAAACCTCGGATTCAACTTTTGTGCAATTTCGGTTGTTTCACTTCATCGGGACCTGCCTCTTAACACCTTGCAAATCAATAACTACCCCAAGGAATGGAACTCACAATATGAAGAAAACCATTACAGTAAAGTCGATCCACTGATATCACACTACAATCATTCAATGACGCCCATTGTCTGGTGCGAATCGGTATTTGCCGAGACCCAGCCGATATGGCAGGGATTACAGCAATATGGACTGCAAAATGGCTGGTCGCAGTCGTTCCATCACGAGCAGAGTGGTTTGTGCAGTATTGTCAGCCTGGCGCGACGACATTGCTCGATCAGCCCTCTGGAGCTGTATGAGCATTTCGGTTACATGTTCTATGCCGCCAGTCACTTGAGTGAAATGTTTGCCCGGACGCTGCCGGCTCATTCTCTCAAGCCCAGCCATCCGCACCTTTCGCCAAGGGAGCTGGAGGTTCTGCAGTTATCTGCCGGCGGTAAAACGGCCTATGAGATCTCGAAGATCCTTAGCCTGAGTGAGCGCACGGTGAACTACCACGTGCAAAACGTGATCGAGAAGCTCAACGTCTGCAACAAGATTTCCGCAGTCATAAAGGCCGCCAAAATGCGACTCATCTAG
- the radA gene encoding DNA repair protein RadA, producing the protein MAKAKRMYGCTECGATFPKWAGQCGECGAWNTLTETMIESGGATAPTGRTGWAGQQAQIKTLAEVSIEEIPRFSTASGELDRVLGGGLVDGSVVLIGGDPGIGKSTILLQTLCNLAKSMPALYVTGEESQQQVAMRARRLGLPQDQLRVMTETCIETIIATARQEKPKVMVIDSIQTIFTEQLQSAPGGVSQVRESAALLVRYAKQSGTAIFLVGHVTKEGALAGPRVLEHMVDTVLYFEGESDGRLRLLRAVKNRFGAVNELGVFGMTDKGLKEVSNPSAIFLTRAQEEVPGSVVMATWEGTRPMLVEVQALVDDSHLANPRRVTLGLDQNRLAMLLAVLHRHGGIPTHDQDVFLNVVGGVKVLETASDLALMAAVMSSLRNRPLPHDLLVFGEVGLSGEVRPVPSGQERLKEAAKHGFKRAIVPKGNAPKESPPGLQIIAVTRLEQALDALFE; encoded by the coding sequence ATGGCCAAGGCCAAGCGCATGTACGGCTGCACCGAGTGCGGCGCAACCTTTCCCAAGTGGGCTGGCCAGTGCGGCGAATGCGGTGCCTGGAACACCCTGACCGAGACCATGATCGAAAGTGGCGGCGCCACGGCGCCGACCGGGCGCACCGGTTGGGCCGGGCAGCAGGCGCAGATCAAGACCCTCGCCGAAGTCAGCATCGAAGAGATTCCGCGCTTCTCCACCGCGTCCGGTGAGCTGGATCGGGTACTTGGCGGTGGCCTGGTCGATGGCTCGGTGGTGTTGATCGGCGGCGATCCGGGCATCGGCAAATCGACGATCCTGTTGCAGACCCTGTGCAATCTCGCCAAAAGCATGCCGGCCCTGTACGTCACCGGTGAAGAATCCCAGCAGCAAGTGGCCATGCGCGCCCGCCGTCTCGGTTTGCCGCAGGATCAACTGCGGGTGATGACCGAAACCTGCATCGAAACCATCATCGCCACCGCCCGTCAGGAAAAGCCCAAGGTGATGGTGATCGACTCGATCCAGACGATCTTCACCGAGCAACTGCAATCGGCACCCGGCGGCGTATCGCAAGTACGTGAGAGTGCGGCGCTGCTGGTGCGGTATGCCAAGCAAAGCGGCACGGCGATTTTTCTGGTCGGCCACGTGACCAAGGAAGGCGCGCTCGCCGGTCCCCGTGTTCTCGAGCACATGGTCGACACCGTGCTGTATTTCGAAGGCGAGTCCGATGGGCGCCTGCGTTTGCTGCGCGCGGTGAAAAACCGTTTCGGCGCGGTCAACGAGTTGGGCGTGTTCGGCATGACCGACAAGGGTTTGAAAGAAGTCTCCAATCCTTCGGCGATTTTTCTCACGCGCGCGCAGGAAGAAGTCCCCGGCAGTGTGGTCATGGCGACGTGGGAAGGCACGCGACCGATGCTGGTGGAAGTGCAGGCGCTGGTCGATGACAGTCATCTGGCCAATCCGCGACGGGTGACGCTGGGTCTGGATCAGAACCGTTTGGCGATGCTGCTCGCGGTTTTGCATCGCCATGGCGGGATTCCGACGCACGACCAGGATGTCTTTCTCAATGTGGTCGGTGGGGTGAAGGTGCTGGAAACGGCGTCTGACTTGGCGTTGATGGCGGCGGTGATGTCGAGTTTGCGCAATCGTCCGTTGCCGCATGATCTGCTGGTATTCGGTGAGGTGGGCTTGTCCGGTGAAGTCCGTCCGGTCCCGAGTGGGCAGGAGCGATTGAAGGAAGCCGCCAAGCATGGCTTCAAACGGGCGATCGTGCCGAAGGGCAATGCGCCGAAGGAATCCCCGCCGGGCTTGCAGATCATCGCCGTGACCCGCCTCGAACAGGCCCTCGACGCCCTGTTTGAGTGA
- the katB gene encoding catalase KatB gives MNSALGLGAFPRRRTLGVLTASLLTFSVNAAPLTRDNGAAVGDNQNSQTAGANGPVLLQDVQLIQKLQRFDRERIPERVVHARGTGAHGTFTVTNDLSDLSKAKVFAAGQSTPVFVRFSAVVHGNHSPETLRDPRGFATKFYTADGNWDLVGNNFPTFFIRDAIKFPDMVHAFKPDPRTNLDDDSRRFDFFSHVPEATRTLTELYSNSGTPASYREMDGNGVHAYKLINAKGEVHYVKFHWKSLQGLNNLTPKQVAKVQGQDYSHMTNDLVNNINKGNFPKWDLYIQVLKSQDLSKFDFDPLDATKIWPGIPERKVGQMVLNRNPANVFQETEQVAMAPANIVPGIEPSEDRLLQGRVFSYADTQMYRLGANALQLPINAPKVAVNNGNQDGAMNFGASHTGVNYQPSRLQPREETQDARYSQLALSGSTQQAKIQREQNFKQAGDLYRSFSKKERRDLIDSFGGSLASTDDESKHIILSFLYKADAEYGTGVTEVAKGDLSRVKALAAKLVD, from the coding sequence ATGAATTCCGCACTTGGACTGGGGGCTTTTCCCCGTCGCCGCACCCTCGGTGTACTCACCGCCAGCCTGTTGACCTTCTCTGTCAACGCTGCGCCGCTGACCCGCGATAATGGCGCCGCCGTTGGCGACAATCAGAACTCGCAGACCGCCGGGGCCAACGGCCCGGTGCTACTGCAGGATGTACAACTGATTCAGAAGCTGCAGCGCTTTGATCGCGAGCGCATTCCCGAGCGCGTGGTTCACGCCCGTGGTACTGGCGCCCATGGCACGTTCACGGTCACCAATGATCTCAGCGACCTGAGCAAGGCAAAAGTGTTTGCTGCCGGCCAGAGCACACCGGTGTTTGTACGCTTCTCTGCGGTGGTGCACGGTAATCACTCGCCGGAAACCCTGCGCGATCCACGAGGTTTCGCCACCAAGTTCTACACGGCCGACGGCAATTGGGACCTGGTTGGCAACAATTTCCCGACCTTTTTCATCCGTGACGCGATCAAGTTTCCGGACATGGTGCATGCGTTCAAACCCGATCCACGGACTAACCTCGACGACGATTCGCGCCGATTCGACTTCTTCTCCCATGTACCGGAAGCCACCCGTACGCTGACCGAGTTGTATTCGAACTCGGGCACTCCTGCCAGTTATCGAGAAATGGACGGTAATGGCGTACATGCTTACAAGTTGATCAACGCCAAGGGTGAAGTTCATTACGTCAAGTTTCACTGGAAGAGCCTGCAGGGACTTAACAACCTCACGCCAAAACAAGTCGCGAAAGTTCAGGGTCAAGACTACAGTCACATGACCAATGATCTGGTGAATAACATTAATAAAGGTAACTTCCCGAAATGGGACTTGTACATCCAAGTGCTGAAGTCACAAGATTTGTCCAAGTTTGATTTTGATCCATTGGATGCCACCAAGATCTGGCCAGGTATTCCTGAGCGAAAAGTTGGACAAATGGTGTTGAACCGTAATCCGGCGAATGTGTTCCAGGAAACCGAACAAGTGGCCATGGCGCCGGCGAATATTGTTCCGGGTATCGAGCCTTCCGAAGACCGTTTGTTGCAAGGTCGAGTGTTCTCTTATGCCGATACGCAGATGTATCGCTTGGGTGCCAATGCCCTGCAATTGCCAATCAATGCACCGAAAGTTGCCGTGAACAATGGCAATCAGGATGGCGCGATGAACTTCGGCGCCAGCCACACCGGTGTGAACTATCAGCCGAGCCGACTGCAACCCCGAGAGGAGACGCAAGACGCCCGTTACAGCCAGTTGGCACTGTCGGGCAGCACCCAGCAGGCGAAAATCCAGCGTGAGCAGAACTTCAAGCAGGCCGGCGATCTGTATCGCTCGTTCAGCAAGAAGGAACGCCGGGACCTGATCGACAGCTTCGGTGGCTCACTGGCCAGCACCGATGACGAGAGCAAGCACATCATCCTGTCCTTCCTTTATAAGGCTGATGCGGAGTACGGCACCGGCGTGACGGAAGTGGCCAAGGGTGACCTGAGCCGGGTCAAGGCACTGGCGGCCAAACTGGTCGACTGA
- a CDS encoding cytochrome ubiquinol oxidase subunit I yields MFGLEALDLARIQFAFTISFHILFPAITIGLASYLAVLEGLWLKTRNDTYRDLYHFWSKIFAVNFGMGVVSGLVMAYQFGTNWSRFSDFAGAVTGPLLTYEVLTAFFLEAGFLGVMLFGWNKVGRGLHFFSTVMVAIGTLISTFWILASNSWMQTPQGFEIINGQVIPTDWLAIIFNPSFPYRLMHMATAAFVATAFFVGSSAAWHLLRGKDNPAIRTMLSMAMWMALIVAPIQAVIGDFHGLNTLEHQPAKIAAIEGHWENKGDEATPLILFGWPDMKEEKTKFAVEIPYLGSLILTHSLDKQVPALKEFPPEDRPNSTIVFWSFRVMVGLGFLMIFTGLWSLWLRKRDTLYTSRPFLYLALWMGPSGLIAILAGWFTTEIGRQPWVVYGLMRTADASSNHSFMQMSITLIMFVVVYFALFGAGLGYMMRLVRKGPKISEGAETPDGGPGKQRTPARPLSAADDSVDADHDDTPSLTKEI; encoded by the coding sequence ATGTTCGGTTTAGAGGCACTAGATCTCGCCCGAATTCAGTTCGCGTTCACCATCTCGTTCCACATCCTGTTCCCGGCCATCACCATTGGCTTGGCGAGTTACCTTGCGGTGCTTGAAGGCCTGTGGCTGAAAACCCGTAACGACACTTACCGTGACCTCTACCATTTCTGGTCGAAGATCTTCGCCGTCAACTTCGGTATGGGCGTGGTCTCCGGGTTGGTCATGGCCTACCAGTTCGGCACCAACTGGAGCCGCTTCTCGGACTTCGCCGGCGCCGTCACCGGGCCGTTGTTGACCTATGAAGTGCTCACGGCATTCTTCCTCGAGGCCGGTTTCCTCGGGGTCATGCTGTTCGGCTGGAACAAGGTCGGGCGCGGATTGCACTTTTTCTCCACGGTGATGGTGGCCATCGGCACGCTGATTTCGACCTTCTGGATTCTCGCCTCCAACAGCTGGATGCAAACGCCGCAGGGCTTTGAAATCATCAACGGTCAGGTAATTCCGACCGATTGGCTAGCGATTATTTTTAACCCGTCGTTCCCCTATCGCTTGATGCACATGGCGACCGCAGCGTTTGTGGCCACAGCGTTCTTCGTCGGTTCCTCAGCGGCCTGGCACCTGCTGCGCGGCAAGGACAACCCGGCGATCCGCACCATGCTGTCGATGGCGATGTGGATGGCGTTGATCGTCGCGCCGATCCAGGCCGTCATCGGCGACTTCCATGGCCTCAACACCCTCGAGCATCAGCCGGCGAAAATCGCTGCGATCGAGGGACACTGGGAAAACAAAGGCGACGAAGCCACGCCGCTGATCCTGTTCGGCTGGCCGGACATGAAAGAAGAGAAAACCAAATTCGCCGTGGAGATCCCGTACCTCGGCAGCTTGATTCTCACCCACTCGCTGGATAAACAGGTGCCGGCACTCAAGGAATTCCCGCCAGAAGACCGGCCGAATTCGACCATCGTGTTCTGGTCGTTCCGTGTCATGGTCGGCCTCGGTTTCCTGATGATCTTCACCGGTCTGTGGAGTCTGTGGCTGCGTAAACGCGACACGCTCTACACTTCGCGGCCGTTCCTCTATCTGGCGTTGTGGATGGGGCCGTCCGGCCTGATCGCGATTCTCGCTGGCTGGTTCACTACGGAAATCGGTCGTCAGCCGTGGGTGGTCTACGGGCTGATGCGCACGGCGGACGCGTCCTCCAACCACAGCTTCATGCAGATGAGCATCACCCTGATCATGTTTGTGGTGGTGTATTTCGCGCTGTTTGGTGCGGGGCTCGGCTACATGATGCGTCTGGTGCGCAAAGGGCCGAAGATCAGCGAGGGCGCGGAAACGCCGGACGGTGGTCCGGGCAAACAGCGTACACCGGCGCGTCCGTTGTCTGCCGCCGACGATTCGGTCGATGCCGATCACGACGACACCCCCAGCCTGACCAAGGAGATTTGA
- a CDS encoding DUF2474 domain-containing protein — protein sequence MTGKHSLHDIEEAEKKPLWQRLGWLALIWVGSVGVLFIAASLMRMFMNAAGLTTH from the coding sequence ATGACCGGCAAACATTCCCTGCACGACATTGAAGAAGCCGAAAAAAAACCGCTGTGGCAGCGGCTCGGCTGGTTGGCCCTGATCTGGGTCGGCAGTGTTGGCGTGCTGTTTATCGCCGCTAGCCTGATGCGCATGTTCATGAATGCCGCAGGTCTGACGACACACTGA
- a CDS encoding ankyrin repeat domain-containing protein: protein MRICLLLLAGCLSFAAWAGPVEQSPEAIKTQLRDYYFDAARRGDVPMLDTFIESGYSLDTRDSKGYTALILAAYHGQAPAVERLLAAGADACAQDLRGNTALMGAIFKGELQIARRLMATDCSPDQRNGAGQTAAMYAGLFKRLELLDALKAKGADLNAEDPLGNSAARLASGEIRSAAPR from the coding sequence ATGCGAATCTGTCTTTTACTGTTGGCCGGTTGTCTGTCGTTCGCGGCATGGGCGGGACCGGTCGAGCAGAGTCCCGAGGCGATCAAGACTCAACTGCGCGACTACTATTTCGACGCGGCCCGGCGCGGTGATGTGCCGATGCTCGACACGTTCATCGAGTCTGGTTATTCCCTCGACACCCGCGACAGCAAGGGTTACACCGCGCTGATTCTGGCGGCCTACCACGGTCAGGCGCCGGCAGTGGAGCGTTTGCTCGCCGCCGGCGCCGATGCCTGTGCCCAGGATCTGCGCGGCAACACGGCGCTGATGGGCGCGATTTTCAAAGGTGAATTGCAGATCGCCCGCCGCTTGATGGCCACCGATTGCAGCCCCGATCAACGTAACGGCGCCGGACAGACGGCAGCCATGTACGCCGGGCTGTTCAAGCGTCTGGAATTGCTCGATGCGCTGAAGGCCAAGGGTGCTGATCTGAATGCCGAAGATCCGTTGGGTAATAGCGCCGCGCGTCTGGCCAGCGGCGAAATCCGCAGTGCTGCGCCGCGCTGA